DNA sequence from the Terriglobia bacterium genome:
ACGAGAAAGTAGGCCTCTGGTGGCACCGCCAGTCTGCAAATTCTATTCACAGGTATGCCTATCGCAACATCGCCGACTTCATCCGATCCTCCTTCTCGCGGACGCCGCGTGTGATCGTGGATTATGCCTGCGGCGCTGGAAATTTGCTGTCGCGGCTCCAGGAGCGTTTCCCCACATCACGCCTCATGGGCGTTGACGGCTCCTCGTTCCTGCTTGGCATGGCCCGCAAGCGCCTGGTTCGCCAGGGAAACGGCGCCTCGCCCCACGTTACCCTGGTCGAGACGCTGCTCCCCGATTTCGAGCTTCCGCGGGCGGTTGCGGACCTCGTGGTGTTCGCCTTTCCCAACATGGTGCCATGTTCTGCAGAAGAGAATGGCAACCCGTGCGCTCACCAGCTCAGCCGCAACGACCGTGTGTTGGCCCGGGAACTGGCTGATCGCCGCGCTCCTGAGAGTGCCGGCGCAGAGGACGAATCTGAACCCATCTGCGCCGCCCTGATCAGAGACAGGCTGGTCGCGCTTAACATACGCCGGCTCTTGAATCGCGGCGCTACCTGCGTGCGGGTGGAGTATGGCAATGTACGCCGTGAGGAGCTGCCCGAGCTCGAGCTGCTGCGCACTGAGTTCGAAGAGGGTTCGCTCGATCACAAGGTGAACGGCATCGTCCCGGATCAGTGGTTCCGTGTTGTGGCCTCCTGCTACTATCGTTCCGGTGTGATGGAGGACGTCTATCATCAATCCGAGGACGAGAGTGACAAGGCGGGCGGAT
Encoded proteins:
- a CDS encoding class I SAM-dependent methyltransferase, which translates into the protein MNTEKIAFDHELSRGIVAYNEKVGLWWHRQSANSIHRYAYRNIADFIRSSFSRTPRVIVDYACGAGNLLSRLQERFPTSRLMGVDGSSFLLGMARKRLVRQGNGASPHVTLVETLLPDFELPRAVADLVVFAFPNMVPCSAEENGNPCAHQLSRNDRVLARELADRRAPESAGAEDESEPICAALIRDRLVALNIRRLLNRGATCVRVEYGNVRREELPELELLRTEFEEGSLDHKVNGIVPDQWFRVVASCYYRSGVMEDVYHQSEDESDKAGGYFITVLRAC